One window of Medicago truncatula cultivar Jemalong A17 chromosome 2, MtrunA17r5.0-ANR, whole genome shotgun sequence genomic DNA carries:
- the LOC112419178 gene encoding uncharacterized protein has translation MLLGLPFGGSIVTAPPTLPWNLCAHLLGITPPAHKTDGFTLSLSWLKDNLVDNNFNEQSPPEVKIQHTRRYLLYLFGGFLFPNTTGLFVHISWLSLLMDFNETRRYSWGSAVLAYLYRGLCEASHPNIKALNGCHFLLQVWGYCRLSHIAPRNDNPLQWPLGLKWTGVGSRYYENPSHDTISYRKKFDDILPHDFKWRPYKKVPYMRQFHTVDKRFKTWYQSNGFRFPIESQHWDNRRSYTLPRMQPRSLTPSHAYIEWLTTTCNPRLRIPVETKPSDSDPDEQEEPEPEHEPEIYNNQTPIHDDFWDQDIFSQLQDHQSQPHTTQNIHGSVMYEFLDTPQQNIIQPPPYTSPRNAYEPQYQSTYQQNSMPNYGYNDPNQATTSNNNNYFSYNDPNQAGPSNTNYPPTTAHNTQCTPTKTTTIHQHQQTYYLTSLRLRSTTMNNFWILDGKQGNTMCRCHWVMVVKYNQLQITMTKTNMTLK, from the exons ATGTTACTCGGCTTACCTTTTGGAGGTTCAATTGTTACGGCTCCTCCAACTCTTCCGTGGAATCTTTGTGCTCATTTGTTGGGAATAACTCCTCCAGCACACAAAACTGATGGTTTTACTCTCTCCTTGTCGTGGTTAAAGGATAATCTGGTCGATAATAACTTCAATGAACAATCTCCTCCGGAGGTAAAAATACAACACACTAGGAGGTACCTACTATACCTCTTTGGAGGGTTCTTGTTTCCAAATACAACTGGATTATTTGTGCACATCTCTTGGTTGTCTTTGTTAATGGATTTTAATGAAACAAGAAGATATAGTTGGGGATCGGCAGTTTTGGCTTACCTTTATCGTGGCTTGTGTGAGGCCTCACATCCAAATATAAAAGCACTAAATGGATGTCATTTCTTGTTACAAGTTTGGGGATATTGTCGGTTGAGTCATATCGCTCCGAGAAATGATAACCCACTCCAGTGGCCGCTAGGATTAAA ATGGACAGGTGTAGGTTCAAGATACTACGAGAATCCAAGCCATGACACTATATCTTACAGAAAAAAGTTTGATGACATACTACCAcatgat TTTAAATGGAGACCTTACAAGAAGGTTCCAT ACATGCGACAATTCCATACGGTGGACAAACGGTTCAAGACGTGGTACCAATCAAATGGTTTTCGCTTTCCGATAGAGAGCCAACATTGGGACAACCGACGGAGTTATACTTTACCTCGCATGCAGCCAAGATCACTCACCCCAAGTCATGCATATATTGAGTGGTTGACAACCACATGCAACCCACGTCTAAGGATTCCAGTTGAGACAAAACCATCAGATTCAGATCCAGACGAACAAGAAGAGCCGGAGCCGGAACATGAACCTGAAATTTACAACAACCAAACACCAATTCATGATGATTTTTGGGATCAAGACATTTTTTCTCAACTACAAGATCATCAATCTCAACCACATACAACACAAAACATTCATGGTTCTGTAATGTATGAATTTCTCGACACCCCCCAACAAAATATCATCCAACCACCACCATATACCTCCCCGAGAAATGCATATGAGCCCCAATATCAGTCAACTTACCAACAAAATTCAATGCCAAATTATGGTTACAATGACCCAAATCAAGCTACCacatccaacaacaacaactacttcTCCTATAATGACCCAAACCAAGCTGGACCGTCCAACACCAATTACCCCCCTACAACAGCCCACAATACCCAATGTACACCAACCAAAACTACAACCAtccaccaacaccaacaaaccTATTATCTCACTTCTCTCCGGCTTCGTTCAACGACAATGAACAATTTCTGGATATTGGATGGCAAACAAGGGAACACGATGTGTCGTTGTCATTGGGTTATGGTAGTCAAATACAATCAGCTACAGATAACAATGACGAAGACCAACATGACCCTCAAGTAA
- the LOC120578367 gene encoding uncharacterized protein yields the protein MVVSEIICRNPMFVGTTTIHYQALRITDNDDVEFMFNVHKSHSSLSYIELYVMFEMKNPTSNVELNYPSSSSQHQSLPQQQYSTQHNNPSSSEPHYNTSSIYGASSSQPFQSQWSQNVYEPSQRITQPHPSQTPSRSTQPETLNAEIDIFTSQFQDQENDEVQDDEDDDDEELLAAQNGDENEEDEDEDEDDDLPQLPILPIRASYNPPRSMRNVNDDHSTELYHSMTLPVDQGIASGMQFHNKNDCILAIKFYHMKKSTDYIVKKSDSERYVIKCKDTKCGFKLRASWRKKTDKWEIGNMNDHTCVSTEMTQDHHKLSYNVICESVKSLLHMDTSITVKVIIAHIREKFNYTVSYKKAWRARNKAIESIYGNWEESYQELPQWLMVMEKDLPGTIIDFQTVSSTEVVNEIVFKRLFWAFRPCILGFEFCKPIVQIDATWLYGKYKGTLLLAVAQDGNNKIFPIAFAIVEGETKEAWSFFLKNLRQHVTPQENICLISDRHVSIKSAYDDPHNGWHGAPTSHVYCVRHIAQNFMRSFKDGELKKKVEGMGYAMNIPTFEYYRSEIAVADRKALAWVDNIPKQKWTQSHDDGRRWGHMTSNLVESQNNVYKGIRGLPITAIVKASYYRLAALFAKRGHEAAARVNSGEPFSENNMKYLRNEVIKSNSHHVTQFDRDRYTFSVRETIDHREGLPKGEYKVDLQNKWCDCGRFRALHLPCSHVIAACSSFCHDYKTFVDNKFTNECVYAVYNIHFDVVHHQSYWPNHEGLKVVPDKSMRRAKKGRPPITRIRTEMDDVETERRCGVCRMPGHSRKDCINIRHQ from the exons ATGGTTGTGTCTGAAATTATATGTCGGAATCCCATGTTTGTTGGAACTACCACAATTCACTACCAGGCGTTAAGAATAACTGATAACGACGATGTCGAGTTTATGTTTAACGTACATAAAAGTCACAGTTCTTTGTCCTATATAGAGCTTTATGTTATGTTTGAGATGAAGAATCCAACATCTAATGTTGAGTTAAATTACCCATCAAGTTCTAGTCAACACCAAAGTCtaccacaacaacaatatagtACACAACACAACAACCCTTCATCGTCCGAACCACACTACAACACGTCATCCATTTATGGTGCATCCTCATCGCAACCTTTTCAGTCACAGTGGTCACAAAATGTGTATGAACCATCACAAAGAATAACTCAACCTCATCCCTCTCAAACACCATCCCGTTCAACACAACCCGAAACTTTAAACGCTGAAATCGATATATTCACCTCCCAATTCCAAGACCAAGAAAATGATGAAGttcaagatgatgaagatgatgatgatgaagagcTCCTTGCTGCACAAAACGGTGATGAGAACGAAGAAGACGAGGACGAAGATGAAGACGACGATCTGCCACAACTACCAATTTTACCAATCCGAGCTTCTTACAATCCACCAAGGTCCATGCGCAACGTCAATGATGACCACTCAACTGAACTTTATCATTCAATGACTCTTCCGGTCGATCAAGGTATTGCGTCGGGGATGCAATTCCATAACAAAAATGATTGCATTCTTGCAATTAAATTTTATCACATGAAGAAATCAACGGATTATATTGTGAAAAAATCAGATTCTGAAAGGTATGTCATCAAATGTAAAGATACAAAATGTGGTTTCAAATTGCGGGCCTCGTGGAGGAAAAAAACTGATAAATGGGAGATCGGCAATATGAATGATCATACATGTGTCTCAACAGAAATGACGCAAGATCATCACAAACTTAGTTACAATGTGATATGTGAAAGTGTTAAGTCACTTCTACATATGGATACTTCAATTACAGTGAAGGTTATAATTGCACACATCCGAGAGAAGTTTAATTACACAGTTTCATACAAAAAGGCATGGAGAGCAAGGAATAAGGCGATTGAATCAATTTATGGTAATTGGGAGGAGTCTTATCAAGAACTACCACAATGGTTGATGGTCATGGAAAAAGATTTGCCAGGAAcaataattgattttcaaaCAGTCTCATCAACAGAAGTGGTAAATGAGATCGTCTTCAAGCGTCTCTTTTGGGCCTTTCGTCCGTGCATCTTAGGTTTCGAATTCTGCAAACCCATTGTCCAAATTGACGCAACTTGGTTGTATGGCAAATACAAAGGAACATTGTTGTTAGCTGTTGCGCAAGATGGGAACAACAAGATATTTCCCATTGCTTTTGCAATCGTGGAAGGCGAGACCAAGGAGGCTTGGAGTTTCTTTTTGAAGAATCTAAGGCAGCATGTCACCCCACAGGAGAACATATGCCTCATTTCTGATAGACATGTGTCGATAAAGAGCGCGTATGATGATCCACATAATGGATGGCACGGTGCTCCGACAAGCCATGTGTATTGTGTCCGACACATTGCACAAAACTTTATGAGATCATTCAAGGATGGGGAACTTAAGAAGAAAGTTGAAGGCATGG GTTACGCCATGAACATCCCTACATTCGAATATTACCGTTCTGAAATTGCTGTTGCAGACCGAAAGGCTTTAGCATGGGTCGACAATATTCCCAAACAAAAGTGGACTCAATCACATGACGATGGTCGACGATGGGGCCATATGACAAGTAACTTGGTAGAGTCACAAAACAACGTGTATAAGGGTATTCGAGGACTCCCGATCACAGCTATTGTGAAAGCATCATATTACAGGTTGGCGGCCTTGTTTGCTAAAAGAGGACATGAGGCAGCGGCAAGGGTAAATTCTGGTGAGCCATTCTCAGAAAACAACATGAAATATCTGAGGAATGAGGTGATTAAATCCAACAGTCATCATGTCACTCAGTTTGATCGGGATCGGTATACCTTTTCCGTCCGTGAAACCATCGACCATAGAGAAGGATTACCAAAGGGAGAATACAAGGTAGACCTACAAAATAAATGGTGTGATTGTGGACGATTCAGAGCGTTACACCTACCATGCTCACATGTCATTGCCGCATGTTCTAGCTTTTGTCATGACTACAAGACTTTTGTCGATAACAAATTCACGAATGAGTGTGTATACGCCGTATACAACATCCACTTCGACGTGGTTCACCACCAGTCATATTGGCCTAATCATGAAGGACTGAAGGTGGTTCCCGACAAGTCTATGCGTAGGGCAAAGAAAGGTCGTCCACCAATTACTCGCATTAGGACCGAAATGGACGATGTGGAAACTGAGAGAAGATGCGGCGTTTGTAGGATGCCTGGTCATTCCCGCAAAGATTGCATTAATATTAGACATCAGTAG